The genomic region GAGCCACAATAATATTTTTTACCGTAAAATTATAAGTTCAGAATTCCTTAAAACAAGCGTATGAAAATTGATGAGCTGGATAAAAGAATATTGAAGCATCTTCAGGAGGATAGCAAAAAGACGAATAAGGAGATCGCGAATGACCTGAAACTTTCAGTTACTGCAATTTACGAACGTATTAAAAAGCTGGAACGTGATGGAGTCATATCGAAATATGTTGCATTAGTAAATCCGGAAAGTGTCGGCAAGGGTTTTATGGTTCTTTGTCAGATCAAACTGATTCAGCATAAAAAAGACATACTTACAAAATTCGAAAAGGATATCACCAGTCTGCCCGAAGTTATTGAATGTTTACATGTGAGCGGAGACTATGATTATATTTTAAAAGTGTTGGTAAAAGACATGCACGAATATCGTGAATTTATGGTCGCTAAGCTTACCAGCCTGGATCATATTGGGAGTACAAAAAGCGTCTTTACGATCAATAAAGTGAAGCAAAGCACGATCATTAATCTGTAAATCTTAAAATTTTATTAGGACTCTCAGGTGCATTGGTCATTGTAGAGAATAGTCGTACTTTTGTATTCAATTTGTTCAAAAATTAGTAAAAACATACAATTAT from Christiangramia sp. OXR-203 harbors:
- a CDS encoding Lrp/AsnC family transcriptional regulator, producing MKIDELDKRILKHLQEDSKKTNKEIANDLKLSVTAIYERIKKLERDGVISKYVALVNPESVGKGFMVLCQIKLIQHKKDILTKFEKDITSLPEVIECLHVSGDYDYILKVLVKDMHEYREFMVAKLTSLDHIGSTKSVFTINKVKQSTIINL